One region of Lytechinus pictus isolate F3 Inbred chromosome 8, Lp3.0, whole genome shotgun sequence genomic DNA includes:
- the LOC129266701 gene encoding tubulin alpha-1 chain-like translates to MRECISIHVGQAGVQIGNACWELYCLEHGIQPDGQMPSDKTIGGGDDSFNTFFSETGAGKHVPRAVFVDLEPTVVDEVRTGTYRQLFHPEQLITGKEDAANNYARGHYTVGKELIDIVLDRIRKLADQCTGLQGFLIFHSFGGGTGSGFTSLLMERLSVDYGKKSKLEFAVYPAPQISTAVVEPYNSILTTHTTLEHSDCAFMVDNEAIYDICRRNLDIERPTYTNLNRLIGQIVSSITASLRFDGALNVDLTEFQTNLVPYPRIHFPLATYAPVISAEKAYHEKLTVSEITNACFEPANQMVKCDPRHGKYMSCCMLYRGDVVPKDVNAAIATIKTKRTVQFVDWCPTGFKVGINYQPPTVVPGGDLAKVQRAVCMLSNTTAIAEAWARLDHKFDLMYAKRAFVHWYVGEGMEEGEFSEAREDLAALEKDYEEVGVDSVDAEGEEEEGDEY, encoded by the exons CGTGAATGTATCTCTATCCATGTCGGTCAAGCCGGAGTCCAGATCGGTAACGCCTGCTGGGAGTTGTACTGCCTTGAACACGGCATCCAGCCTGATGGTCAGATGCCCTCAGACAAGACCATCGGAGGTGGTGATGACTCCTTCAACACCTTCTTCAGTGAGACTGGGGCTGGAAAGCACGTTCCTCGGGCCGTCTTTGTCGATCTCGAACCAACTGTTGTCG ATGAGGTACGCACCGGAACCTATCGCCAGCTTTTCCACCCAGAGCAACTGATCACCGGAAAAGAGGATGCTGCCAACAACTATGCCCGTGGGCATTACACCGTCGGAAAGGAGCTTATTGATATTGTCCTCGATAGGATCAGGAAGCTGGCTGACCAGTGCACAGGTCTTCAAGGATTCCTTATCTTCCATAGCTTTGGTGGTGGCACCGGCTCTGGCTTTACCTCCCTGCTAATGGAGCGTCTTTCCGTTGATTACGGAAAGAAGTCCAAGCTTGAGTTCGCCGTCTATCCAGCTCCACAGATCTCCACAGCCGTTGTAGAGCCCTACAACTCCATCCTTACCACCCACACGACCTTGGAACATTCCGATTGTGCCTTCATGGTCGACAACGAGGCAATCTACGATATCTGCCGTCGTAACCTCGACATCGAGCGTCCCACCTACACCAACCTGAACCGcctcattggtcagatcgtCTCCTCAATCACTGCTTCTCTTCGATTCGATGGCGCCCTCAACGTCGATCTGACAGAGTTTCAGACCAACTTGGTACCCTATCCTCGCATCCATTTCCCACTGGCTACCTATGCTCCAGTTATTTCTGCCGAGAAGGCATACCACGAGAAGCTCACTGTTTCTGAGATCACCAACGCTTGCTTCGAGCCCGCCAACCAGATGGTGAAGTGCGATCCTCGTCATGGTAAATACATGTCATGTTGCATGCTGTACCGAGGTGATGTCGTCCCAAAGGATGTCAATGCTGCCATTGCAACCATAAAGACCAAGCGTACAGTCCAGTTCGTTGACTGGTGTCCAACTGGCTTCAAGGTCGGTATCAACTACCAACCACCCACTGTCGTTCCCGGTGGTGACCTTGCCAAGGTCCAACGTGCCGTCTGCATGTTGAGCAACACAACAGCAATCGCCGAAGCCTGGGCCCGCCTTGACCACAAGTTCGATCTGATGTACGCCAAGCGTGCTTTCGTCCATTGGTACGTCGGAGAGGGTATGGAGGAAGGAGAGTTCTCCGAGGCCCGTGAAGATTTAGCTGCTCTTGAGAAGGATTATGAAGAGGTCGGAGTTGATTCCGTCGATGCAGAGGGCGAGGAAGAGGAAGGGGATGAGTACTAG
- the LOC129266205 gene encoding tubulin alpha-1 chain-like, with product MRECISIHVGQAGVQIGNACWELYCLEHGIQPDGQMPSDKTIGGGDDSFNTFFSETGAGKHVPRAVFVDLEPTVVDEVRTGTYRQLFHPEQLITGKEDAANNYARGHYTVGKELIDIVLDRTRKLADQCTGLQGFLIFHSFGGGTGSGFTSLLMERLSVDYGKKSKLEFAVYPAPQISTAVVEPYNSILTTHTTLEHSDCAFMVDNEAIYDICRRNLDIERPTYTNLNRLIGQIVSSITASLRFDGALNVDLTEFQTNLVPYPRIHFPLATYAPVISAEKAYHEQLSVAEITNACFEPANQMVKCDPRHGKYMSCCMLYRGDVVPKDVNASIATIKTKRTIQFVDWCPTGFKVGINYQPPTVVPGGDLAKVQRAVCMLSNTTAIAEAWARLDHKFDLMYAKRAFVHWYVGEGMEEGEFSEAREDLAALEKDYEEVGVDSVDAEGEQEEGDEY from the exons ATG CGTGAATGTATCTCTATCCATGTCGGTCAAGCCGGAGTCCAGATCGGTAATGCCTGCTGGGAGTTGTACTGCCTTGAGCACGGCATCCAGCCTGATGGTCAGATGCCATCAGACAAGACCATCGGAGGTGGTGATGACTCCTTCAACACCTTCTTCAGTGAGACTGGGGCTGGAAAACACGTTCCTCGGGCCGTATTTGTCGATCTCGAACCAACTGTTGTCG ATGAGGTACGCACCGGCACCTATCGCCAGCTTTTCCACCCAGAGCAACTGATCACCGGAAAAGAAGATGCTGCCAACAACTATGCCCGTGGGCATTACACCGTCGGAAAGGAGCTTATTGATATCGTCCTTGATAGGACCAGGAAGCTGGCTGACCAGTGCACTGGTCTTCAAGGATTCCTTATCTTCCATAGCTTCGGTGGTGGCACCGGCTCTGGCTTTACCTCCCTGCTAATGGAGCGTCTCTCCGTTGACTACGGAAAGAAGTCCAAGCTTGAGTTCGCCGTCTACCCAGCTCCCCAGATCTCTACTGCCGTTGTCGAGCCCTACAACTCCATCCTTACCACACACACGACCTTGGAACATTCCGACTGTGCCTTCATGGTCGACAACGAGGCCATTTACGATATCTGCCGTCGTAACCTCGACATCGAGCGTCCCACCTACACCAACCTGAACCGCCTCATCGGTCAGATCGTCTCCTCCATCACTGCTTCTCTTCGATTCGATGGCGCCCTCAACGTCGATCTAACAGAGTTTCAAACTAACTTGGTACCCTATCCTCGTATCCATTTTCCACTGGCTACCTATGCTCCAGTTATTTCTGCCGAGAAGGCATACCACGAGCAGCTCTCTGTTGCTGAGATCACCAACGCTTGCTTCGAGCCCGCCAACCAGATGGTGAAGTGCGATCCTCGTCATGGTAAATACATGTCATGTTGCATGCTGTACCGAGGTGATGTCGTCCCAAAGGATGTCAATGCTTCCATTGCAACCATCAAGACCAAGCGTACAATCCAGTTCGTTGACTGGTGTCCAACTGGCTTCAAGGTCGGTATCAACTACCAACCACCCACTGTCGTTCCCGGTGGTGACCTTGCCAAGGTCCAACGTGCTGTCTGCATGTTGAGCAACACAACAGCAATCGCCGAAGCCTGGGCCCGTCTTGACCACAAGTTCGATCTGATGTACGCCAAGCGTGCTTTCGTCCATTGGTACGTCGGAGAGGGTATGGAGGAAGGAGAGTTCTCCGAGGCCCGTGAAGATTTAGCTGCTCTTGAGAAAGATTATGAAGAGGTTGGAGTTGATTCCGTCGATGCAGAGGGCGAGCAAGAGGAAGGGGATGAGTACTAG